ATTCCCCGCTCATCAGCGCGACCGAGGACCAGAAGGCCTTCATTTGCCGCAGATGCGGGCCCCAATCGGCGATGCGCTGGTTGAAGATAGGGCCGATCAGATCGTCGTTGCGGACGCGGCTGTAGAACTCATCGACGATGCGGTCGATCAGGGCTTCGTCGATTCCCGTCTCGGCGCGGATCGCGCTGGTGATCTCGGCGCGCCGCTCGGCCGCTGACATGACAGATTCCGACATGGGTAACCCTTGATCGAATGATGCATCCTATATGCATCTTTCCAAGGAAAATCAACCTGCTGGCCCGGGTTCCGCGGTCAACAAGGCGATATCGGCGCCCACCCGCAGGTCGTCCTCGGCCCCCAGCGTGTGCTTGCGGATATGGCCCGCCCGGTCGATCAGCACCAGACTCGGCGTTCCGGTCATGCCATAGGCCGCCATGGTGTGGGGGATCGGCGTGGTTTCACCGGGCCGATCGACCGCGACCGGAAAATCGATGCGATATTCATGCAGGAACGCCTCCAGCGCGACGGGTGTCATGGCGGCGTGATGCTCGAACACGGTGTGGAGCCCGATCACGACAACCTTGTCGGGAGAGAAGATGTTGGCGATGCGCTGGGCCTGCGGAATGCCGGCCTGAACGCAGCC
The nucleotide sequence above comes from [Pseudomonas] carboxydohydrogena. Encoded proteins:
- a CDS encoding TlpA disulfide reductase family protein, which encodes MTPAPRLDVMQWFNVAAPLTLEELRGRVVVLHAFQMLCPGCVQAGIPQAQRIANIFSPDKVVVIGLHTVFEHHAAMTPVALEAFLHEYRIDFPVAVDRPGETTPIPHTMAAYGMTGTPSLVLIDRAGHIRKHTLGAEDDLRVGADIALLTAEPGPAG